One window of Candidatus Tokpelaia hoelldoblerii genomic DNA carries:
- a CDS encoding Hypothetical protein (bhsal11220) has translation MASKEDGGTDAPPRSPEKTQTSKGEKLGDKKRDITYQLREKAQASQDAKSGREGLGIFLRNLQTIKDANPDGETDTLAKLQEELQAIKDARNEDRFLFIVVTFFLLDVVFFSVLPNISGPIALLALQLLILFPLAKRMGMQEMVEILNKILNRVTNHLDNKKK, from the coding sequence ATGGCTAGCAAGGAGGATGGTGGTACAGATGCTCCCCCAAGATCTCCAGAAAAGACACAAACTAGCAAGGGGGAAAAGCTTGGTGATAAGAAGAGGGATATCACTTACCAACTGCGGGAAAAGGCGCAAGCCAGCCAGGATGCCAAATCTGGTCGTGAAGGATTGGGAATTTTTCTAAGAAACTTACAAACTATCAAGGATGCTAACCCTGATGGTGAGACAGATACTCTCGCAAAACTTCAGGAAGAATTACAAGCTATCAAGGATGCCCGCAATGAAGACCGTTTCCTTTTCATCGTAGTTACTTTCTTTTTATTGGATGTTGTCTTTTTTTCAGTCTTGCCAAATATCAGTGGCCCTATTGCTCTTTTAGCTCTTCAACTTTTGATTCTCTTTCCCCTTGCAAAGCGGATGGGAATGCAAGAAATGGTTGAAATTCTTAATAAAATCCTCAATAGGGTGACCAACCATCTAGATAATAAAAAGAAATAG
- the proC gene encoding Pyrroline-5-carboxylate reductase (bhsal11230) has protein sequence MRIGFIGTGVITEAVVRGICTSDFVVEQITVSPRNQDIAQKLERDFTCVNIAKDNQDVIDHSDLVFVALRAQIAETALRGLVFRDGQKLVTFIATAPGATVARWINHQVPVLRAVPLPFVAEHKSATPIFPADKDLQAIFSHIGGVVEAQSEEQFNVFMTAGSLMGVYFRFAGLCDSWLRENGLTQEGAWQYLTALFSSLSDVAKDGHTDFATLEREYSTKGGTNELIAELFSRKGGDAALQQALDEAFARISKNEKQAGKKS, from the coding sequence ATGCGTATCGGTTTTATCGGAACAGGTGTTATCACTGAGGCGGTTGTGCGGGGTATATGCACATCAGATTTTGTGGTTGAGCAGATTACGGTTTCACCCCGCAACCAGGATATTGCGCAAAAGCTTGAGCGGGATTTTACCTGTGTGAACATTGCCAAAGACAATCAGGATGTGATTGACCACTCCGATCTGGTGTTTGTCGCCTTGCGGGCGCAAATTGCTGAAACAGCTTTGCGCGGCCTTGTTTTCCGTGACGGGCAGAAGCTGGTGACATTTATCGCCACCGCACCAGGCGCCACCGTTGCGCGCTGGATCAATCATCAGGTGCCGGTGTTGCGCGCTGTGCCGCTGCCTTTTGTGGCAGAACATAAAAGCGCTACGCCGATTTTTCCGGCTGATAAAGACTTGCAGGCGATTTTCTCCCATATTGGCGGTGTTGTGGAAGCACAGAGCGAAGAGCAGTTCAATGTGTTTATGACCGCCGGGTCGCTGATGGGGGTGTATTTCCGCTTTGCCGGTTTGTGTGATTCCTGGTTGCGTGAAAACGGCCTGACGCAGGAAGGGGCATGGCAATATCTGACGGCATTGTTTTCCAGCCTGTCCGATGTGGCAAAGGACGGCCATACAGATTTTGCCACGCTTGAGCGTGAATATTCTACCAAAGGTGGCACCAATGAACTGATTGCGGAGTTATTCTCGCGAAAGGGCGGTGATGCGGCTTTGCAACAGGCTTTGGATGAAGCTTTTGCCCGCATTTCAAAAAATGAGAAGCAGGCGGGTAAAAAATCATAA
- the rlmE gene encoding Ribosomal RNA large subunit methyltransferase E (bhsal11240) yields the protein MKKTGKTTTGGRGGAGTRVLHTRVKKKAGTIKASSRRWLERHLNDPYVHQSRVDGYRSRAAYKLIEIDERYKLLKKGQKIIDLGAAPGGWSQVAAAIAGSNDERPSVVGIDYLPVDPLPGVILLEMDFLDDDAPQKLLDALGGKPDLVISDMAAPTTGHRRTDHLRTVHLCEVAADFAISVLKPGGHFLTKTFQGGTENSLLTLLKQNFKSVHHVKPPASRAESVELYLLARGFKG from the coding sequence ACGGGTTTTGCATACACGGGTAAAAAAGAAAGCCGGTACTATCAAGGCCTCGTCGCGGCGCTGGCTGGAACGGCATTTGAATGACCCTTATGTGCACCAGTCACGGGTTGACGGGTACCGCTCGCGCGCGGCCTATAAGCTGATTGAAATTGACGAGCGCTACAAGCTGCTGAAAAAGGGCCAGAAGATTATCGATCTTGGTGCGGCGCCCGGCGGCTGGAGCCAGGTTGCGGCGGCAATTGCCGGCTCAAATGATGAAAGGCCGTCTGTGGTGGGGATTGATTATCTGCCGGTTGATCCGCTGCCCGGGGTTATTTTGCTGGAAATGGATTTTCTTGATGATGACGCGCCGCAGAAATTGCTCGACGCGCTGGGTGGCAAGCCTGATCTGGTGATTTCCGATATGGCGGCACCGACCACCGGGCACCGGCGCACCGATCATCTGCGCACGGTGCATTTGTGTGAAGTGGCGGCGGATTTTGCGATTTCTGTTTTAAAGCCTGGCGGGCATTTTCTGACCAAAACCTTTCAGGGCGGAACGGAAAACTCTTTGCTGACCCTGCTGAAACAGAATTTTAAGTCCGTGCATCATGTTAAACCGCCGGCATCACGGGCGGAATCGGTTGAGCTTTATCTGCTGGCAAGAGGCTTCAAGGGCTGA